One window of the Rhipicephalus sanguineus isolate Rsan-2018 chromosome 4, BIME_Rsan_1.4, whole genome shotgun sequence genome contains the following:
- the LOC119391929 gene encoding uncharacterized protein LOC119391929, which yields MRRSREAELVRYRSQCGLLDIDGMDSTTFKLMFRFQKHDFNDLCSALLVPREITTAQNVRLCGREALCVLLRRLAYPNRWCDLPPIFGRHSSVMSSATSRLMDHILSTFGHLLTDVNNHEWISPASLKEFAGAVEDKGSPLPNCWAFIDGTARPICRPKRNQKLYCSGHKRMHMVKYQSLMCPNGIVC from the exons ATGAGGCGAAGCAGGGAGGCTGAATTGGTCAGGTACCGTTCCCAATGTGGGCTCCTTGACATCGACGGCATGGACTCTACAACGTTCAAACTCATGTTCCGGTTCCAGAAACATGACTTCAACGATCTCTGTAGTGCTCTGCTGGTGCCGCGGGAGATCACCACAGCACAAAACGTGAGGTTGTGTGGCCGAGAGGCTCTGTGCGTGTTGCTGCGGAGGCTGGCGTATCCCAACAGGTGGTGtgacttaccccc GATTTTCGGGCGTCACTCATCAGTCATGTCAAGTGCTACTTCGCGTCTCATGGACCACATCCTGAGCACCTTCGGACATCTGCTGACAGACGTGAACAACCACGAATGGATATCGCCTGCCTCACTGAAGGAATTCGCCGGC GCTGTTGAAGACAAGGGTTCTCCCCTGCCCAATTGCTGGGCCTTCATCGACGGCACTGCCCGTCCAATTTGCCGTCCAAAAAGAAACCAGAAGCTTTACTGTTCCGGCCACAAGAGAATGCACATGGTGAAATACCAATCGCTTATGTGCcccaatggcattgtgtgctag